In uncultured Bacteroides sp., one genomic interval encodes:
- a CDS encoding family 43 glycosylhydrolase produces the protein MQAKTKAQQTVWNSPQAGNPIIPGYFADPTVRKFGDTYYIYATTDGNGGGLGPSQVWVSKDFVNWTIMPMNWPTTYHIWAPDVMKGKDGKYYMYYCEPCKVYTGVSDTPRGPWKNYLGNDTTALVPDRFVKNVITLDGQSFVDDDGSTYLYWGTWGIYKDFGCGVGKLTPDLKGFSDKRIIPNTQATDFFEAPFMIKKDGIYYFTYSSGHCEDHTYRVQYATSKTGPMGPFVYAKNNPILATNADSTIHGPGHHSILQEGDQYYIVYHRHNIPCSTRGMHRQIAVDKLIFTKDGQIEKVAAGHSGIGYLQPSTNPFPNVTLGKKVKASSYYGESFKPEYAVDDNNATLWRPRTSGKEWIEIDLEREYDIRRIWTQFEYPTSYYQYMIETSVDGKQWRVFADKRSNKLAGSPMTDFGEACARYVRLTVTGSEKTGMIGAIWNIKIFEGSKMDPPQKLVQVTPSSFVKKVCDKTNNEYNCWENNNGMLAGSFIANGNISMMEKEGRGAIHIPANARLGSTFTMPQGFYTSQPYTLSYRVYGTMKEVLKQIVRWDSKQSKSLASIKNKETKASAWHYISLTSDGKKESVYMDSVLVSSCKATKTSNKCQKLVIEGGESGVIISDLRIYNWQLAVPEIMFDASLQDEAPVKSVSMNKEMLVDINADNYMSGVSLRQIENGQGIKGGFRSLASPISVERKNNRLAFAFNGAQEFQSNFQLPETFSDNTPYSITAWVLNPEVEVNECIIDLIPAQGELEKIAFGWGTEPRNGVICHNGWFEDSGISELKGSGEWKHIAITYDGYMEKIFIDGKLIKQKDIVLRLPRSPYVTLGRTAEHEWPFAGWLHSLKVYNYPLSEANIANEFTSDKPKVD, from the coding sequence ATGCAAGCCAAGACGAAAGCTCAGCAAACAGTCTGGAATTCTCCACAAGCCGGGAATCCTATTATACCGGGATACTTTGCAGACCCAACCGTCAGAAAGTTTGGCGATACTTATTATATTTATGCCACAACAGATGGAAATGGTGGCGGCCTTGGACCTTCTCAGGTATGGGTTTCCAAAGATTTTGTAAACTGGACCATTATGCCTATGAACTGGCCCACGACCTATCATATTTGGGCTCCGGATGTAATGAAAGGTAAGGATGGTAAGTATTATATGTATTACTGCGAACCTTGTAAGGTTTATACTGGTGTGTCTGACACGCCGCGCGGACCATGGAAGAACTATCTTGGCAATGATACCACCGCTCTTGTGCCCGACAGGTTTGTGAAAAACGTAATCACTCTCGACGGGCAATCTTTTGTTGACGATGATGGCTCTACTTACCTTTATTGGGGCACATGGGGCATCTACAAAGATTTTGGATGTGGAGTGGGCAAACTGACTCCCGATTTGAAAGGTTTCTCCGACAAAAGGATAATTCCGAATACTCAGGCTACTGACTTTTTTGAAGCTCCGTTTATGATTAAAAAAGATGGGATCTATTATTTTACTTATTCATCCGGACATTGCGAAGATCATACTTACAGAGTGCAGTATGCAACAAGTAAAACCGGACCGATGGGGCCTTTTGTCTATGCTAAGAATAATCCAATTCTGGCAACAAATGCAGACAGTACCATTCATGGACCGGGTCATCACAGTATTCTTCAGGAAGGAGATCAGTATTATATAGTCTATCATCGCCACAATATTCCTTGTTCAACAAGAGGTATGCACAGACAGATTGCTGTCGATAAACTGATCTTTACGAAAGACGGGCAGATAGAAAAAGTTGCAGCCGGACACAGTGGTATTGGTTATCTGCAACCTTCAACGAATCCTTTCCCAAATGTAACTCTAGGCAAAAAGGTTAAAGCATCTTCTTATTATGGAGAATCGTTCAAACCTGAATATGCTGTGGATGATAATAATGCAACTCTTTGGCGTCCACGTACCAGCGGAAAGGAATGGATTGAGATTGATTTGGAAAGAGAATATGATATCCGTAGGATATGGACGCAGTTTGAGTATCCTACTTCTTATTATCAATACATGATTGAAACTTCTGTTGATGGAAAACAATGGAGAGTGTTCGCTGATAAGCGCAGTAATAAATTAGCAGGTAGCCCAATGACTGATTTCGGTGAGGCTTGTGCCCGTTATGTCAGGTTAACTGTTACCGGAAGCGAAAAGACTGGAATGATAGGAGCCATCTGGAATATTAAGATATTTGAGGGAAGCAAGATGGATCCTCCTCAGAAGTTGGTACAGGTTACACCGTCATCTTTCGTAAAGAAGGTTTGTGACAAAACGAATAATGAATATAACTGCTGGGAAAATAACAACGGAATGTTGGCCGGAAGCTTTATAGCTAACGGTAATATTTCAATGATGGAAAAAGAGGGCAGGGGAGCTATTCATATTCCTGCCAATGCACGGTTAGGGTCTACGTTTACCATGCCTCAAGGCTTCTATACATCACAACCATACACCCTTTCTTACCGTGTTTATGGAACAATGAAAGAGGTGCTGAAACAGATTGTCCGTTGGGATTCTAAACAATCAAAGAGTCTGGCATCCATCAAGAATAAAGAGACAAAAGCCTCAGCATGGCATTATATATCTCTTACTTCAGATGGGAAAAAGGAATCTGTTTATATGGATAGCGTACTTGTTTCTTCGTGTAAAGCCACGAAGACAAGTAATAAATGCCAGAAGCTAGTGATTGAAGGAGGAGAAAGCGGAGTTATTATCTCCGATCTCAGAATTTATAACTGGCAGTTGGCTGTACCGGAAATTATGTTCGATGCATCATTGCAGGATGAGGCTCCGGTTAAATCAGTTTCAATGAATAAAGAAATGCTTGTCGATATAAATGCTGATAATTATATGTCCGGAGTTTCACTTCGGCAGATAGAAAACGGGCAGGGAATCAAGGGAGGATTCAGATCACTTGCTTCTCCAATTTCCGTAGAACGGAAAAATAACCGTCTGGCTTTTGCATTTAATGGTGCACAGGAATTTCAGTCAAACTTTCAGTTACCTGAAACATTCTCAGACAATACACCTTATTCTATTACAGCATGGGTGCTGAATCCGGAAGTAGAAGTCAATGAATGTATTATCGATCTGATTCCTGCACAAGGCGAACTGGAGAAAATAGCATTTGGATGGGGAACAGAACCTCGTAACGGAGTAATCTGTCACAATGGTTGGTTCGAAGATTCGGGTATTTCAGAATTGAAAGGCTCCGGAGAATGGAAACATATTGCCATTACTTACGATGGATATATGGAGAAGATTTTCATTGATGGCAAGCTTATAAAACAGAAAGATATTGTGTTGCGATTGCCACGAAGCCCGTATGTTACTCTTGGACGAACAGCTGAACATGAATGGCCGTTTGCCGGATGGCTTCATTCACTGAAAGTATATAATTATCCATTGAGTGAAGCAAATATTGCAAACGAATTTACTTCTGATAAGCCTAAAGTCGATTAA
- a CDS encoding glycoside hydrolase family 127 protein yields MKKQFAVALLSLSIAMQAQVKQSGGYPITPVPFTSVKVTDSFWGQRLKASREVTIPLAFSKCEETGRYENFVKAAHPSESYKVEGFSFDDTDVYKTIEGASYSMQTFPNKKLAKYIDSVLVIVAAAQEPDGYLYTSRTMNPKHPHEWAGSKRWEKEEDLSHELYNLGHMIEGAIAHYQATGKRNFLDIAIKYADCAERSIGDKLGQVIVVPGHQIAEMALAKLYVLTGQKKYINLAKFLLDKRGYTEKKEEYSQAHKPVLQQDEAVGHAVRAAYMYSGMADVAALTGDKGYIDAIDKIWDNIVNKKLYITGGIGATSNGEAFGENYELPNMSAYCETCAAIGNVYLNYRLFLLHGEAKYYDVLERTLYNGLISGVSLDGGGFFYPNPLESIGQHQRQPWFGCACCPSNICRFIPSIPGYIYAVHNNDVYVNLFMANSSDLKVNGKNVTLKQSTSYPWNGDIKLDVSPKGKQNFAMKIRVPGWVQGSVVPGNLYSYTDKKTLGYTVKVNGKVVESNIEKGYFTIPRTWEKGDVVEIHFDMEVRTVKANQLVEADRGKISVERGPLVYCAEWPDNDFSIQSVIMNKKPVFTVEKKSDLLYGIDMIQTDAQTLNYDVQGKLIAKDVKLNLIPYYAWAHRGSGDMAVWLPIDLNATRPAMPPTIASESKVSASHNVKSISAINDRLLPKDGNDKSVPYYHWWPKEGSTEWIAYDFGGEKTVSRSSVFWYDDAPWGGCRVPKSWKLYYKNSAGEWSLVENTSVYGVEKGISNEVIFKPVTTKELKLEINLPEKNSAGIFEWEVE; encoded by the coding sequence ATGAAAAAACAATTTGCCGTAGCACTATTAAGTCTGAGCATAGCTATGCAGGCGCAGGTTAAACAAAGTGGCGGATATCCAATTACTCCAGTGCCTTTTACATCGGTAAAGGTAACAGATTCCTTCTGGGGGCAGCGTCTTAAAGCGAGCCGTGAAGTGACTATTCCTTTGGCATTCAGCAAATGCGAAGAAACCGGACGCTATGAGAACTTTGTAAAAGCTGCTCATCCTAGTGAATCTTATAAGGTAGAAGGATTCTCTTTTGATGATACCGACGTATATAAAACAATAGAAGGAGCAAGTTACTCCATGCAGACTTTTCCCAATAAAAAACTGGCTAAATATATTGATAGCGTGCTGGTTATTGTAGCTGCAGCACAGGAACCGGATGGCTATCTTTACACTTCCCGCACTATGAATCCTAAGCATCCTCACGAATGGGCTGGTAGCAAACGTTGGGAAAAAGAAGAAGATCTTAGTCATGAGTTGTACAATCTTGGACACATGATTGAGGGTGCCATTGCTCACTATCAGGCTACAGGAAAAAGGAACTTCCTTGATATTGCCATAAAATACGCTGATTGTGCGGAAAGATCGATTGGTGACAAACTGGGACAGGTTATTGTTGTACCGGGACATCAGATTGCGGAAATGGCGCTTGCTAAACTTTATGTGCTAACCGGACAAAAGAAATATATTAATCTGGCTAAGTTCTTACTGGATAAACGCGGGTATACTGAAAAGAAAGAAGAATACAGTCAGGCTCATAAACCGGTTTTGCAGCAGGATGAGGCTGTAGGTCATGCTGTTCGTGCGGCTTACATGTATTCCGGTATGGCAGATGTTGCAGCTCTTACAGGAGATAAAGGTTACATTGATGCTATCGATAAAATATGGGATAACATTGTAAACAAAAAACTATATATCACAGGTGGAATTGGAGCAACTAGTAATGGTGAGGCTTTCGGCGAAAATTATGAATTGCCTAATATGTCTGCCTATTGTGAAACCTGTGCAGCTATCGGGAACGTTTATCTAAACTATCGTTTGTTCCTGTTGCATGGTGAAGCTAAATATTACGATGTACTGGAACGTACTCTATATAATGGCTTAATCTCCGGCGTATCTTTAGATGGTGGTGGCTTTTTCTATCCAAATCCATTGGAATCTATCGGTCAGCATCAACGTCAGCCTTGGTTTGGTTGCGCTTGCTGTCCGTCAAATATCTGCCGTTTCATTCCATCTATACCCGGATATATCTATGCGGTTCATAACAACGATGTTTATGTAAACCTTTTCATGGCCAATAGTTCTGATTTGAAAGTGAATGGTAAAAATGTAACTTTGAAACAAAGCACCAGTTATCCCTGGAATGGTGATATCAAACTAGATGTCTCTCCGAAAGGAAAACAAAATTTTGCAATGAAGATTCGTGTTCCGGGATGGGTTCAAGGTTCTGTTGTTCCAGGAAATCTATATAGTTATACAGATAAAAAGACACTTGGCTATACAGTAAAAGTAAATGGTAAAGTTGTTGAAAGCAATATAGAAAAAGGATACTTCACTATTCCTCGCACATGGGAAAAGGGAGATGTAGTAGAGATTCATTTCGATATGGAAGTGCGTACAGTAAAAGCTAATCAGCTTGTGGAAGCCGACAGAGGAAAGATTTCTGTAGAACGTGGTCCGCTGGTTTATTGTGCTGAATGGCCTGATAATGATTTTAGTATTCAAAGCGTTATCATGAATAAGAAGCCTGTATTTACTGTTGAAAAGAAATCTGATCTACTTTATGGAATTGATATGATTCAGACAGATGCTCAGACTTTAAATTATGATGTTCAGGGAAAACTTATTGCTAAAGACGTAAAACTTAACCTGATTCCATATTACGCATGGGCACACCGTGGAAGTGGAGATATGGCTGTTTGGTTGCCAATCGACCTGAACGCAACTCGTCCTGCCATGCCTCCAACTATTGCTTCCGAAAGCAAAGTTTCTGCATCACATAATGTAAAATCAATATCAGCAATCAACGACAGACTACTTCCTAAAGATGGAAATGATAAGTCAGTTCCTTATTATCATTGGTGGCCTAAAGAAGGGTCTACAGAATGGATAGCTTACGATTTCGGCGGAGAAAAAACTGTATCCAGATCTTCTGTCTTCTGGTATGATGATGCTCCCTGGGGAGGATGCCGTGTTCCAAAATCGTGGAAACTGTATTATAAGAATTCTGCTGGTGAATGGAGTCTTGTAGAGAACACTTCGGTTTATGGTGTTGAGAAAGGAATTAGCAATGAAGTTATATTTAAACCGGTAACGACTAAAGAACTAAAACTCGAAATTAATCTTCCGGAAAAGAATTCTGCCGGTATTTTTGAATGGGAAGTAGAATAG
- a CDS encoding DPP IV N-terminal domain-containing protein, with the protein MKRIYLLAIGALLSGNALYAQGTLNDYQRAFSLSSNFKDKVFYSDVNPQWIGNTNQFWYVRNTPQGRIYVVTDAVKKTRKELFDHQKLAKLLTSSTSKTIDATKLPLQELQVNPSLDTLRFMYNNYKWMYLRKKNNLVNEGKVVKPEYKYWNEWDDERVGDPVVSPDGKLTAFIKNQNIYIKDNQSGKEKALSLDGSPGEYYSAYIHWSPDSKKVAVMKFRPAEKRYIYFVESSPADQLQPKLHKREYAKPGDALPFRCPCIFDVTTGESQIPSTELFNSQFELRGPDWSSDSKTILFEYNQRGHQAFRVLELSAETGKVRTIINETSKTFVNYNRYFRRDLANGNEIIWMSERDNWNHLYLYDRKTGEVKNQITKGEWYVRDVVHVDEANRVIYFSSNGMVANEDPYLIRYYRINFDGSGLTCLTPEEGMHQAWFSKDMKYMVDVYSMVNKAPIALLRNTTNGKEIMPLEKADITELVKAGWIAPEPFCAKGRDGKTDIWGVIIRPTNFDPNKKYPVLEYIYAGPGSQYTPKSFFPFLRFHSTIAELGFIVIQMDGMGTSFRSKAFEEIIYKNLKDAGFPDRIAWTKAAAKKYPYMDIDRLGIFGGSAGGQEAMMATLFYPEHYKAAYAGCGCHDNRMDKIWWNEQWMGYPIGKEYAECSNVENAHLLKTPLMLVVGEMDDNVDPASTMQVVNALEKANKEFELVVIPGSNHTLGGDYGDHKRYDFFVKHLMGVNPPAWDAIKYK; encoded by the coding sequence ATGAAAAGAATTTATTTATTAGCAATTGGCGCATTACTTTCGGGTAATGCGCTTTATGCACAAGGCACGCTGAATGATTATCAACGTGCTTTTTCTCTGAGTAGCAACTTCAAGGACAAAGTGTTTTACTCGGATGTAAATCCTCAATGGATTGGAAATACAAATCAGTTTTGGTATGTGCGTAACACTCCTCAGGGGAGAATATACGTAGTAACAGACGCGGTAAAGAAAACACGAAAGGAACTGTTCGACCATCAGAAGTTAGCTAAGTTACTAACTTCTTCTACAAGTAAAACAATAGATGCCACAAAACTTCCTCTTCAGGAACTACAAGTTAACCCTTCGCTGGATACGCTCCGTTTTATGTATAATAATTATAAATGGATGTATTTGCGTAAAAAGAATAACCTGGTCAATGAAGGGAAAGTGGTTAAGCCGGAATACAAGTATTGGAACGAATGGGACGATGAACGTGTTGGAGATCCCGTGGTTTCTCCGGATGGAAAGCTGACTGCCTTTATTAAGAATCAGAATATATATATAAAAGATAACCAGTCGGGTAAAGAAAAAGCGTTGAGCTTGGATGGTTCACCGGGTGAATATTACTCGGCTTATATCCATTGGTCGCCCGATTCAAAGAAGGTGGCTGTGATGAAATTCCGTCCGGCTGAAAAAAGATATATCTATTTCGTGGAATCGTCGCCGGCCGATCAGTTACAGCCCAAGCTTCATAAACGGGAGTATGCCAAACCTGGAGATGCGCTTCCTTTCAGATGTCCGTGTATCTTTGATGTAACTACGGGAGAATCTCAAATACCTTCAACAGAACTATTCAATAGTCAGTTTGAACTTAGAGGGCCGGACTGGAGTTCTGATAGTAAGACTATATTGTTTGAGTACAACCAAAGAGGACATCAGGCTTTTCGTGTATTGGAATTATCGGCCGAAACAGGAAAGGTGAGAACTATAATTAATGAAACCAGTAAGACTTTTGTAAACTACAATCGTTATTTCCGCAGAGACTTGGCTAATGGTAATGAAATAATCTGGATGAGTGAGCGCGATAACTGGAATCATCTTTACCTGTATGATCGTAAAACAGGAGAGGTGAAGAATCAAATAACAAAAGGAGAGTGGTACGTGCGCGATGTTGTTCATGTGGATGAGGCTAACAGGGTAATTTATTTCTCATCCAATGGAATGGTGGCAAACGAAGATCCATATCTAATTCGTTATTACCGTATCAATTTTGATGGTTCCGGATTAACCTGTCTTACTCCCGAAGAAGGAATGCATCAGGCTTGGTTCTCAAAGGATATGAAATATATGGTAGATGTTTACTCCATGGTAAACAAAGCGCCAATTGCATTACTCCGAAATACGACCAACGGAAAAGAAATTATGCCGCTTGAAAAAGCAGACATCACTGAATTAGTTAAAGCTGGATGGATTGCTCCCGAGCCTTTCTGTGCCAAAGGACGTGATGGCAAAACAGACATCTGGGGCGTAATTATCCGACCAACAAACTTTGATCCGAATAAGAAATATCCTGTTTTGGAATATATTTATGCCGGACCGGGAAGCCAATACACTCCTAAATCATTTTTTCCATTCCTGAGATTCCATTCAACGATTGCTGAACTAGGTTTTATTGTGATACAAATGGATGGTATGGGAACTTCTTTCCGTTCGAAAGCATTTGAAGAAATAATCTATAAGAATCTGAAAGATGCCGGATTCCCTGATCGTATTGCCTGGACGAAAGCTGCTGCAAAAAAATATCCATATATGGATATTGATAGACTTGGAATTTTCGGTGGATCGGCTGGTGGACAGGAAGCAATGATGGCTACGCTCTTTTATCCGGAACACTACAAAGCTGCTTATGCAGGTTGCGGATGCCATGATAACCGAATGGATAAAATATGGTGGAATGAGCAATGGATGGGCTATCCTATTGGAAAAGAATATGCAGAATGTTCTAACGTAGAGAATGCTCATTTGCTAAAAACTCCTCTTATGCTGGTTGTTGGCGAAATGGACGATAATGTAGACCCGGCTTCGACCATGCAAGTGGTAAATGCGCTTGAAAAAGCAAATAAAGAATTTGAACTGGTTGTTATTCCTGGTAGCAATCACACATTAGGTGGTGATTATGGTGATCACAAAAGATATGATTTCTTCGTGAAACATCTTATGGGAGTTAATCCTCCGGCTTGGGATGCTATAAAGTATAAATAA
- a CDS encoding glycoside hydrolase family 97 protein, which produces MNNIISFIKSGIKAGTLTACLFISPAIAHAAKSISLLSPDKHIQVSIQLGDTLSFSIIRDRALVLAKSTAFLEFSNTKYASVGLAPRLKSKEYKKIAEQIDAPFYRCSQFVSACNELNLKLQNGGIIFRAYNEGVAYRFYTNSKEEVIIKNEGADYHFPKDYTAYLPYSTNDRNPLAMAYQNTYDVAPLSKAQQKLAFLPVTVDEGNGLKVTLLESDLENYPGMFVKSDTLKTNLKGVFAPYPAKTDFYPWRRQEYVTETYDYIARSKGDRMYPWRVFAITTNDTDMPVNNLVYALASPNRVGDTSWIKSGKVAWDWWNDWGLKNVPFKAGINTETYKYYIDFASNHGLEYIVLDEGWYAPKSGDMLTVVKDIDLPELIRYGKKKGVNIVLWTVFNVLDNQLEAACKKYSEMGVKGFKVDFLDRDDQTAVQMIYRIAETAAKYHLILDYHGIYKPTGMNRTYPNVINFEAVFGMEEAKWSTREKDMPLYDVTFPYIRMMAGYVDFTPGAMRNATKNDFQPVYYHPMSMGTRCHQLAMYLVYDSPFTMLADSPSSYLADEPCTDFISSLPTEVDETRVLSGEMGKYIVTARKKDINWYIGGMTNWDERDVTVDFSFLGEGEVYRATLYKDGVNASKDASDYNVDTLMIKKGDVLNLHLASGGGFALTLERDYACRLKPSVPPAGKFDPFYKKYLNANGFPVISSEKVSDEALVKASEIVSLMLAKCTKAREYMIKKGCHVMVIGATEETCDIPEFKHICNCEDSIKYWNWRARGFGGAPEDEFSSSCGEENLLCLPRDKYTGENILIHEFAHLIDMVGLRGTDPEFFNKLNQAYNHAKEKGLWKNTYAISNVAEYWAECVQSFFNCNRWSEEADGVHGNVNRRIKLKDYDPEMYNLIKQYFYEINIPINNKIHR; this is translated from the coding sequence ATGAACAATATTATCTCTTTTATAAAAAGTGGAATAAAAGCAGGAACGTTAACTGCCTGCTTATTTATTTCGCCTGCAATTGCACATGCTGCAAAAAGTATATCACTTTTATCGCCGGATAAACATATTCAGGTAAGTATACAACTCGGTGATACGCTTAGTTTTAGTATTATTCGTGATAGAGCTTTAGTGTTGGCCAAATCAACGGCTTTTCTGGAATTTTCAAATACTAAATATGCTTCTGTAGGATTAGCTCCCCGCCTCAAAAGCAAGGAGTATAAAAAGATTGCGGAACAAATAGATGCTCCTTTTTATCGTTGCAGCCAGTTCGTTTCTGCATGCAATGAACTAAATCTGAAACTTCAGAATGGTGGAATTATCTTCCGGGCCTATAACGAGGGAGTTGCTTATCGTTTTTATACAAACTCCAAAGAAGAGGTTATTATAAAGAATGAAGGGGCAGATTATCATTTTCCGAAAGATTATACAGCCTATCTTCCTTATTCAACAAATGATAGGAACCCCTTGGCTATGGCTTATCAAAACACCTATGACGTTGCACCTTTATCTAAAGCTCAGCAGAAACTGGCTTTTCTTCCGGTAACAGTCGATGAAGGTAACGGCCTGAAAGTTACATTACTTGAATCGGATTTGGAGAATTATCCAGGAATGTTTGTAAAGTCGGATACATTAAAGACTAATCTGAAAGGTGTGTTTGCTCCTTATCCTGCCAAAACAGACTTTTATCCATGGCGCAGACAGGAATATGTAACTGAAACCTATGATTATATTGCACGTTCTAAAGGTGATCGGATGTATCCGTGGAGAGTATTTGCTATTACAACAAATGATACTGATATGCCTGTCAATAACCTGGTTTATGCACTGGCTTCTCCTAATCGTGTTGGAGATACTTCATGGATAAAGAGTGGTAAGGTGGCTTGGGATTGGTGGAACGACTGGGGATTGAAAAATGTTCCTTTTAAAGCTGGAATTAATACTGAAACATACAAATATTACATTGATTTTGCTTCTAATCATGGATTGGAATACATTGTTCTTGATGAAGGGTGGTATGCTCCGAAGAGTGGAGATATGCTTACTGTAGTGAAGGATATTGACCTGCCTGAGTTGATTAGATATGGCAAAAAGAAAGGTGTGAATATTGTACTTTGGACAGTTTTCAATGTGCTCGATAATCAGTTGGAAGCAGCTTGCAAGAAGTATTCGGAAATGGGTGTTAAAGGTTTCAAGGTTGACTTCCTTGATCGGGATGATCAGACTGCCGTTCAAATGATTTATCGAATCGCCGAAACTGCTGCCAAGTATCATCTTATTCTCGATTATCATGGAATTTATAAACCCACCGGTATGAATCGGACTTATCCTAATGTGATTAACTTTGAAGCTGTTTTTGGAATGGAAGAAGCCAAATGGAGCACCCGTGAAAAGGATATGCCGCTTTATGATGTAACCTTCCCTTATATTCGTATGATGGCAGGATACGTAGACTTTACGCCGGGAGCTATGCGCAATGCTACTAAAAATGATTTCCAACCTGTATATTATCACCCGATGTCAATGGGAACCCGCTGTCATCAGTTGGCAATGTATCTTGTTTACGATTCTCCTTTTACAATGCTGGCCGACTCTCCAAGTAGTTATTTGGCAGATGAACCATGTACCGATTTCATTTCTTCGTTGCCTACGGAAGTGGATGAAACCCGTGTGCTGAGTGGTGAGATGGGTAAATACATTGTTACCGCCCGCAAAAAGGATATAAACTGGTATATTGGTGGTATGACCAATTGGGATGAGCGTGATGTTACTGTAGATTTCTCTTTTCTGGGAGAAGGAGAAGTTTATCGTGCCACTCTTTATAAAGATGGTGTGAATGCAAGCAAGGATGCTTCCGATTACAATGTAGATACTTTGATGATTAAAAAAGGAGATGTACTAAATCTACATCTGGCTTCCGGAGGTGGTTTCGCGTTGACTTTGGAGCGCGACTATGCTTGCCGGTTGAAACCATCTGTTCCACCTGCTGGCAAATTCGATCCGTTTTATAAGAAATACTTGAATGCTAATGGCTTTCCCGTTATCTCTTCAGAAAAAGTAAGTGATGAGGCTCTTGTCAAGGCTAGTGAAATTGTTTCTTTGATGCTTGCCAAATGTACCAAAGCGCGTGAATATATGATTAAAAAGGGTTGCCATGTGATGGTTATCGGTGCTACTGAGGAGACATGTGATATCCCTGAATTTAAACATATCTGTAATTGTGAGGATAGTATTAAGTATTGGAACTGGCGTGCCCGAGGATTTGGCGGAGCGCCTGAAGATGAATTCTCGTCAAGCTGTGGAGAAGAGAATCTTCTTTGTCTGCCACGCGATAAATATACCGGTGAAAACATTCTTATTCACGAATTTGCTCATCTTATTGATATGGTAGGTCTTCGGGGTACTGATCCGGAATTTTTTAATAAGCTGAATCAGGCTTACAATCATGCAAAAGAAAAAGGGCTTTGGAAGAATACTTATGCCATCTCAAATGTGGCAGAATATTGGGCTGAGTGCGTTCAGAGCTTTTTCAACTGTAATCGTTGGAGCGAAGAAGCCGACGGAGTTCACGGGAATGTTAACCGCCGCATAAAATTGAAGGATTATGATCCAGAAATGTATAATCTGATCAAACAGTACTTCTACGAGATTAATATTCCGATTAATAATAAAATACATCGATAA